TTCAGTCAACCTTTTTCTCTTCACACCCGGATCTTGAATCTTTCCAGGGTGATTATCAAGATTTGAGTATGTTGTAATAATCGTCTCACAATCCCATTTTTCAGATTCATCGCTACTACTTTCCTCATAAACCACATCTTCTTTAtcgttttcattttcaaaattttcagcaTATTCTATGCAACGAGGTCTTAAATCAGCTGCTGTTTCTAGTGAAACTGGTTCTTCTTCCATGTCTTTTTCGTGTACTAAAACTTTATAGTTTTCATCGTTTTCCAATGTATTGGTTTTAGGGTTTAATGTCACATTATTGAGCTTTGATTCAAGAGAATCATAGAACTCATCATCTTCTGATGTGGCATTTTCAAATTCGTCTTCACTTTCTGTACCATATTCCTGAAGTTCAAGCTGTAAAAAAAGGGAATTAGAtggattaattaatattaataataataatgatgttACATCATATAAGAATTTACCACAGAATATGAAAATCCTTACCAGATCAAACTGTTCATCTAAAAGTCGACGTTCTCTGGGTTTTGAAGAAACCACAGTTTCAAGATTGTGATTTTTGACCTCATTAATACCAGAACTTTCAACAATTTTATCTTGTGAGTGGGTATGATGTTCTTCTTTCTTGCTGTTTAAACTAGATTCTCCTATGAAAGTAAACTTGTTGTCGTGTTCCACATCTTCTGATTCATCTGGAAGGTTTGCATTGAAGACGAAATCTTCTTCCAAGTCTTCAACATCTGAACCAAAACGTGATACATCGCTATCATCCAGCAATGCTGCCACTTCCGGATCAATGGCTTTTTGGATCCTAACAGGAACTGTGTTCACTGCAACCCCATAGATTGAATTTTTGTATGAATTCTCATCATTAGCCTTGGAAACCTCGATTCTAGATGCATCGTATGCCTGGAAAACAGTAAATTATGTATCTTTCACTCGGTTGGGGTTATAAGATTCATCATAGAATGTACTTTgaacaagaaaatcacaagtttCTGAACATCTTATATGGGTATAGTTGAGCATACATTAAGGTCCAAATTCAACATACAAGAATAAGCAAAATAGAAGATGAAGCTAACCTTTACATCACGAGGTAGCTGGTCAAGCACCGCCTTAGGGTTCTGGTAATACGCTGAACCACCTCCGGTATCCTTAATGTCCCTCAGATGAGACAAGTAATTGTAGCCATCATccggaaaccctaattccaataTTTCCCTTCTCAAATGATCAGGTAACGAAGATCCTCTTCCCAGCCTTCCCGCAGTAGTCTGCCTACCCCGGCCGCCGGATTCTTCACCACTGTAATCTTCAGGAGCGTCATCGAATATTCCATTAGGGTCATCTCCATCACTCAGCTCACCGTCATGTTCGTCGAAAAAGGGTTGCTCTGAGTTGCCGTCAACTCTGACGAATACTCGGTCACCAGAGGGTCCTTCGGTGTAATTCGGATCGGAGGAATCACGAGCGATTAATTGGAAAGTTGCTGACTTTTTCTTGTCGATGAACTTCTTCTTCCTCCCCATTGTTGAGATTGAATTTGATGAATTGGTAGACGAGTCGAACTCGCTCTGAAGTCTGAACTGTATATCTAGGGTTTTAGGGAAATCAAATTGGGCCTCTCGGACTCTATGCTTAAACCCTTTTCTAAAGACTGTATTTTGTTGGTTACTTCATTCGGTTCGAAAACATCTGCGGCCCAACAAGAAGATCACGACACATCAGTCAAGACTCAAAAGAGAGAGATATTTTTTACTCTTTACTTTTTAGCCGGATTAAAGTGGAAGGGAATAGTGCAATATAAATAGGGTATTTTTTGGTTCGCAGAATGAGAAAATTTGAATTGAAATTGAAAAATGAATCTGTGAGGAATTTGAATCCAATTCCATATGTTGTTTGGTTGGCAGGAAATGGAATCAGAATTAATTTCAGAATCTGTTTGGTTCACAAGAAATGAAATTGGAATTCATGTCAAATGATATAATTAccttttttgcatgttttgcttAATTTTACCTTGTTTTCTAACTTATATgtaaaaatacattatggaatTGGAATTCATAGAATTTTACCTTTTTTTCTAACTTATAGTAGGGGCAGTGGCGGTGACAATGGTGGATGGCGGTGATGGT
The genomic region above belongs to Lactuca sativa cultivar Salinas chromosome 4, Lsat_Salinas_v11, whole genome shotgun sequence and contains:
- the LOC111886340 gene encoding uncharacterized protein LOC111886340 translates to MGRKKKFIDKKKSATFQLIARDSSDPNYTEGPSGDRVFVRVDGNSEQPFFDEHDGELSDGDDPNGIFDDAPEDYSGEESGGRGRQTTAGRLGRGSSLPDHLRREILELGFPDDGYNYLSHLRDIKDTGGGSAYYQNPKAVLDQLPRDVKAYDASRIEVSKANDENSYKNSIYGVAVNTVPVRIQKAIDPEVAALLDDSDVSRFGSDVEDLEEDFVFNANLPDESEDVEHDNKFTFIGESSLNSKKEEHHTHSQDKIVESSGINEVKNHNLETVVSSKPRERRLLDEQFDLLELQEYGTESEDEFENATSEDDEFYDSLESKLNNVTLNPKTNTLENDENYKVLVHEKDMEEEPVSLETAADLRPRCIEYAENFENENDKEDVVYEESSSDESEKWDCETIITTYSNLDNHPGKIQDPGVKRKRLTEKVVNAFGNPTHVISLKGKERIPVDFLPNGRNGIGDGGKEKSKVKNLVKPKKVIGQESKEEKKERKAALKEERREARRAKKDMKELYKGESQQAQKVAAFTPPSSIHLM